TGGACTGGAAGAACGCCAGCTCCATCTTCATCTCCGCGGCGAATTCGCGGAGCCGGGTGTGGAGATCCTCCAGGGTGGCGGTGCCGTAAATCTCCGGTTCGCGCCGACCGAGCAGATTGAGATTGGGCCCGTTAACGACGAGGACTCTGGACATGGCGGCCTCCTTCCGGCGCATAGTGCTCGAGCATTGCCCTCACCGCGTCGCGCACCGCCGCGGCCGGGACCTCGGTCCCAATTAACGGCCGGCCCGGGGCGTCGAGCAAGACAAATCGGGCCGTCGTTCCGGCGCGTTTCTTGTCCAGCGCGAGCGCTTCCATGACCGCCTCGGCCGATATGCGGCGACGCGGAAGCACCCCGAGCAGGCGGCGAACCAGCGCCCGGTAGCCGGCGAGCCCGGCCCGGCGCGACGGTTTCTGCGCGATGCTCAGCTCGACTGCGGCATCGAGCCCCAGCAGCACGGCCTCGCCATGGCGCAGCCGCCCGAACCCGGCCGCCTGTTCCACGGCGTGGCCGAATGTGTGTCCAAGATTCAGCGCCATGCGGGGGCCGGACTCGCGTTCGTCGCGGACGACCACGCCGGCCTTGTACGCCACCGACAGACGCACCAGGCGACTGAGGGAGCGCGCCTCCAGAAGATTCCCGCCATCCAGATACGACTCCAGGAGGCGCAGGAACGTCTCCCCCGCCAACCCCGCGTACTTTACAACCTCGCCGAGACCGGCGACCAGTTCGCGGTCGGGCAAGGTGGGCAGAAATCCCACGTCGCAGAGCACGAACCGGGGCTGCCAGAACGCGCCGATCAGATTCTTTCCCAGCGGGTGATTGACGCCGGTCTTGCCGCCGATGGCGGCGTCGACCATGCCCAGGAGCGTCGTCGGGACCGCTCCCCACGGGATCCCCCGCAGGATAGTGGCGGCCGTGTAACCCGCCAGGTCGGTCGTGACTCCGCCGCCGACCGCCAGCAGGAAATCGTCGCGGGCGACCCGACGGCGCAGGAGGAAGTCGTAAACGGCGGCCGCGACCGAGAGAGTCTTGAAACGTTCGCCGGAGGGAAGCACCATCTGGTGGATCGAACCGCCGCTGTCGGCGAGACGTGCAACAAGTTCCGGGCCGTAGAGAGCGCAGACCTGGGCATCGAAAATGACAAAGACCCGCCCGCCCCGCCGCGCCTGGCGGTGCACAAGGCGCGGCAAATCGCGCTCCCGGCCGCCTTCCCCGATGAGCACCGGGTAGCGGCGATCCCCCAAACAGACATCAACTCGGCTCATAGCGGTTCTCCAGCTTGCGCACGATCTCTTCGACCACGCTGACCGGCAGGCGGGCGGTGGACGACACGGTCATGTCGGCCAAAAGGTAGAACTCGCGGCGCTCCTCGAGCAGTTCGGCCACCCGTCGGCGGGTCGCCTCGGGGAGGGATTCGCCGGGGTTGGGGACGACCGTCAGCAGCGGGCGGTCGGCGTGGCGGCGCATGCGGCGGGCGAGCTCGCGAACGGAACACTGGATGTAGACGGCGATTCCGGCGCGGCGAACCAGGTCGCGGTTGACGGCGATGGTGAAAGCGCCCCCGCCCAGCACGACCACCTCGCGCACGCCCGCGCGGCCCGCGATCTCGCCGAGAACCTCGGTCTCGGCGGCCCGGAACGCCTCCTCCCCGTCGTCGGCGAATATCCCGGGGATGTCCTTGCCGAACTTCTCCGCGATCACCCGGTCGGTATCGACATAGAAACGCCCGAGGCGCGCGGCCAAAAGCGGGCCGATTGTCGATTTCCCGCTTCCGGAAAAACCGACCAGAAAAATCTTCTCGGGGTCCTTCGCCTTCTTCATCGCTCTCGGGGCTCGAATTCAGCGCGTCCGCCGCGGGAAGGCGGCGGCGAACACCGGATCGAACGGGACCGTTCGGCCGGTCCAGCGCCGGTATGATTCAATTGCCTGGGCGACCAGCATCGCGGCGCCATCGAGAGCCGCCACGCCGGCCTCGCGCGCGCAGCCGACCGCCTGATTGTCATCGTTATAGTTGAGGTCATAGTACACCGCCGCGCGCGTCCAGTCAAACGCTTTCGGCAGCGGCAGTTCGCGGGGATGGTTTCCGCCGCCCAGAGGAGTGGCGTTGACCACTACTCCCACGGGACGGTCGAGCGGCAGCAGGCGCGCCGCCGGCGCCGGCGTGATTTCCAGGCCCGCCATGCCCTTGCGGAGCCGCTCAACCGTCCTCTCCAGCGTCTCCGCGCGGCGCGAGGTGATCACGATGGACGGTACCCCGAAGTGGCGGTGGAGGGCGTACACCGCCGCCCGGGCCGCCCCCCCGCAGCCGAGCACGAGGGCCGGTCGTCCCGCAACCACCGCCCGGTAATTCTCCAAGGCAAATCTGAAACCGGCGACATCGGTGTTGAAACCGCGCAGACGGTCCGCGATGGCGATGGAATTGACGGCGCCAAGGGCCCGAGCAACCGGATCGAGGTCGTCAAGGAAAGGCGCGACCCGCTCCTTGTGCGGGATGGTGACGGCCAGACCGTGCACCCCGGACCGCAGGAGCCGCGGGAACTCCTCGGCGAACGCCGCGGCGGAGACCTCGTGCACCCGGAACGAGCCTTCGACTCCATCGGCCCGGAAGATGGCCTCGAATACGGCCGGCGAACGGGAGTACGCGATGTGCTCCCCGATCAGCGCAAACGAGAGCCGGCCGGTCATGCCCGTATCTGGTTGAGGAGGTCGAAGAACGTCGGGCAGGAGACGCCGACGCATTCATCGTCGTCGAGCGTGGACGGGCCGGTGAGGAAGAGCGAGGCGACGGCGAAGGCCATGGCAATACGGTGGTCGCCGTAGGTGCGGAAGTCGGCCCCTTCGAGCTGTCCGCCGCCCTCGATCGCCAGGCCGTCTTCGAGTAGTCCGCATTTGGCGCCCATGCGCTTGAGGTTGTCGGCGACCGCAGCCAGGCGGTCACTCTCCTTGACCCGCAGCTCGCCGGCGTCGCGGATCACGGTCGTCCCCTCCGCAAATGCGGCCATGACGGCGATGACTGGGATTTCGTCGACCAGTTCGACGGTGGTTTCGCCGGAGATGCGGCGCGCCCCGAGCGGGGCGCCGGTGACGGCAACCGTGCCGCGCGGCTCACCCGTGACCGTTTCGCGCTCGCTGATGTCGACCCGGCAGCCAAGGCCCCGGAGGTGCTCGAGGATCCCGGTGCGGGTCGGGTTAAGGCCGACGCGCTCGACGGTGATGGTCTTGCCGGATATGGCGGCGGCGGCGAAAAAGAAGGCGGCGGTCGAGATGTCGCCGGGAATGTCGACTGTGCCGCCGCGGACCACCGCCCGCGAGGCAAGCGTGATTTCCCGTTTGAACGGCTCCGGCATTTCCTGCCGGCGCTTGCGGGGATCGTGCGGGTCGGCAACCAGCACCGGTCTGACTTTCCGCACCGCGAGCCCCTCCCCTAGTTCGGCCAGCAAAATCTCGGTGTGGTCGCGGGTGATCGCGGTCTCGCGGATGGTGACGGCGCAGCGGGAGGCCAGCCCCGCCAAAAGGAGCGCCGACTTCACCTGCGCCGAGGCGACCGGGAGCGTATACTCGAAAGGCAGCAGTCTGCCGCCCCGGACACGCATGGGGAGATGACCGTCGGAGGCGGCGATCGTCGCCCCCATCGCCGCCAGCGGGTCGATAATCCGCGCCATCGGGCGGCGGCGCAGCGACTCATCGCCGCTGAGCGTCACTTCGACGCACGAGCCGGCGAGAAGCCCGGCCAGGAGGCGGGCAGTCGTGCCGGAGTTTCCGCAATTGATGACCGTGTCAGGATCCGCGCGCAGTTCCGGCGGCGGGGTCAAAACCAGCTCCAGGCCGTCATCGGCAACCGTCGCCCCCAGCGCCCGAACCGCCTCGAGGGAGGCGTGGCAGTCGGCGGAATGCGGGAAGTTGCGGATGGTGAGCGGACCCTCGGCCAGCAGTGCCAGCACCGCGGCCCGGTGGCCGATCGACTTGTCCCCCGGCACGCGGAGGACGGTGTCGGCGATCCGGCCCGGCAGCAACGTCCTCATGCCATCGTCCTGCCGAGTACCGGCGCCATGAGACGAAGTTCTTTCATCAGCTGCGCGAACAGGTCGGGCGTCAGCGCCTGCGGACCGTCCGAGAGGGCCTTGGCGGGATCGCAGTGCACCTCGATCAGCAGGCCGTCCGCCCCCACCGCCAGCGAGGCCCGCGAGAGCGGGAGAACCTTGTCCTTGCGGCCGGTTCCGTGGCTCGGGTCGGCGAGGATCGGCAGGTGGCTCGCCCGCTTGACATAGGGAATGGCCGACAGGTCGAGAGTGTTGCGGGTGTGGTCGGCGAACGTGCGCACGCCACGCTCGCAGAGAATCACCTGGCGGTTGCCCTCGGCCATGATGTACTCCGCGGACATGAGCAGTTCATCGACCGTCGCCGCAAGCCCCCGCTTGAGCAGGACGGGTTTGCGCTTCTGCCCGGCCCGCCGCAGGAGCGAGTAGTTCTGCATGTTGCGGGCGCCGATTTGGATGATGTCGGCGTAGTCGGCCACCAGGTCGATCGTATCGGTGTCCATGGCCTCGGTGACGATCTTCAGACCGTAGCGCTCGCGCGCCTCGGCGAGGATCTTGAGGCCGGGTTCCTTCAGCCCCTGGAACGAATAGGGCGAGGTGCGGGGTTTGTAGGCGCCGCCCCGCAGGATCCGGGCTCCCAGCCGGGAGACCGCCTCGGCCACCGCCAGCGTCTGCTCGCGGCTCTCGACCGAACAGGGTCCGGCCATGACGGCAAACTCCGGGCCGCCGACCGGCACGCCGCCGACGTCGACCACCGTATCTTCTGGGATAAACTCCCGGCTCACCAGCTTGTAGGGCTTGGTGACGTGGATGATCTCTTTGACGCCCGGCTGGGTGAGGATGCGGTCGGCGTCGATCTGCGACTTGTTGCCGGTCACGCCGATCGCCGTGCGCTGGGCGCCCGGCATCGCGTGGGCGGTCAGCCCCATCTCCCCGATCAGGCGGCAGACATTCTCCACGGCCTCGCGCGAGGCGGATATCTCCATCACGACAAGCATCGATAACTCCTGGCGGCCGCGGCGAAAACGTCGCGCAACGATTCGCCCCGGGCGATCCGGTCCATGACGGTGTTCAGGTTGTCCCGGTACAGGCGCAGCGCGGCGAGGATCGGAGCTCGGTTGGCCTCGATGATCTCCGCCCAGACAGCGTGCGGGGAACCGGCCAGCCGGAGCACGGAGGCCAGTCCGGGTCCCGCCAGTTCGACCGTGCGGGGATCGGTCTGGGCACCGAGAACGGTCGCCAGCAGCTGCGGCAAATGGGACAGCTCGGCCATCAGTTCATCGTGCAGGGCGCTGTCGATGAGCACCGGGGTCGCGCCAACGGCGGCCCGCAGCCAGTTCCAGCGGGCCCGGTGTGAGACGGACAGGCGGACGGTTTCGTCGATAAACCACGGGCGGCCCGCAAATAGACCGGGGGCCGCGGCCGCCGACCCCGATTTCTCCCGTCCGGCCATCGGGTGCGACGGCAAAAACTGCGTCCCCGGCGGAAACGTGAGCGAGCCGGCCAGGTCGGCGATCGGCTTCTTGACCGAGCCGGTGTCCAGGATGAGGGCGCCGGCCACCTCGGGCCGGGCCGCCAGGCGCCGGAGAAGCGTCCCGTTCGCAGTCGGGGGCGCGGCCAAAACAATGACGTCGGCGCCGGCGACAGCGTGGCGGAAACTGGCCTCGGGGCGAACGCGGAGACGGCGGTCGGCGGCGATGCGCCCGAGGACGCCCGGCCGATCCCAGACCGCGATCTCCACGCCGCGCCCCCGCGCCTGCACATCTAGTGCCAGGCTGCCGCCGATCAGGCCGCAGCCGCAAATGGCGAGTTTTCTCACCGGCCCCCGGGACGCCGCCACGGCTACATCTCCTCCGGGGCGCGGATCCCCAGCAGGCGGAGGCCTTCGTTTATGACAATCTGGACGGCCTTGACCAGCGCAATGCGGGCCTCGGTGAGGGCCGGGTCGTCGGAAATGATCTTGTCGATGCGGCCGTCCTCGTTCTTGCGCTGGTAGAGCTTGTTGAACGCCCCGGCCAGCCGGATCAAATGGGCGGCCACGTAAAACGGATCGTAGGCGCGCGCGGCGTCGGCGACCGCCTCCGGAAAATCGGCGAGCGCTTCAATCACCCGCTGCTCCTCGTTGCGCTCAAGCAGAACCGGGTCGAACGAGGGCGACACCTCGCGCCCGTAGTTGCGCAGCAACGAGCAGAGCCGGGCGTGCGTGTACTGGAGATACGGTCCGGTCTCCCCCTCGAAACTGAGCACTTCATCCCAGTCGAAGTTGACGTCTTTCTGACGCCGCACCGACATCTGGGAAAACATCAC
The nucleotide sequence above comes from Candidatus Zixiibacteriota bacterium. Encoded proteins:
- the aroB gene encoding 3-dehydroquinate synthase; the encoded protein is MSRVDVCLGDRRYPVLIGEGGRERDLPRLVHRQARRGGRVFVIFDAQVCALYGPELVARLADSGGSIHQMVLPSGERFKTLSVAAAVYDFLLRRRVARDDFLLAVGGGVTTDLAGYTAATILRGIPWGAVPTTLLGMVDAAIGGKTGVNHPLGKNLIGAFWQPRFVLCDVGFLPTLPDRELVAGLGEVVKYAGLAGETFLRLLESYLDGGNLLEARSLSRLVRLSVAYKAGVVVRDERESGPRMALNLGHTFGHAVEQAAGFGRLRHGEAVLLGLDAAVELSIAQKPSRRAGLAGYRALVRRLLGVLPRRRISAEAVMEALALDKKRAGTTARFVLLDAPGRPLIGTEVPAAAVRDAVRAMLEHYAPEGGRHVQSPRR
- a CDS encoding shikimate kinase — its product is MKKAKDPEKIFLVGFSGSGKSTIGPLLAARLGRFYVDTDRVIAEKFGKDIPGIFADDGEEAFRAAETEVLGEIAGRAGVREVVVLGGGAFTIAVNRDLVRRAGIAVYIQCSVRELARRMRRHADRPLLTVVPNPGESLPEATRRRVAELLEERREFYLLADMTVSSTARLPVSVVEEIVRKLENRYEPS
- a CDS encoding shikimate dehydrogenase, producing the protein MTGRLSFALIGEHIAYSRSPAVFEAIFRADGVEGSFRVHEVSAAAFAEEFPRLLRSGVHGLAVTIPHKERVAPFLDDLDPVARALGAVNSIAIADRLRGFNTDVAGFRFALENYRAVVAGRPALVLGCGGAARAAVYALHRHFGVPSIVITSRRAETLERTVERLRKGMAGLEITPAPAARLLPLDRPVGVVVNATPLGGGNHPRELPLPKAFDWTRAAVYYDLNYNDDNQAVGCAREAGVAALDGAAMLVAQAIESYRRWTGRTVPFDPVFAAAFPRRTR
- a CDS encoding 3-phosphoshikimate 1-carboxyvinyltransferase, encoding MRTLLPGRIADTVLRVPGDKSIGHRAAVLALLAEGPLTIRNFPHSADCHASLEAVRALGATVADDGLELVLTPPPELRADPDTVINCGNSGTTARLLAGLLAGSCVEVTLSGDESLRRRPMARIIDPLAAMGATIAASDGHLPMRVRGGRLLPFEYTLPVASAQVKSALLLAGLASRCAVTIRETAITRDHTEILLAELGEGLAVRKVRPVLVADPHDPRKRRQEMPEPFKREITLASRAVVRGGTVDIPGDISTAAFFFAAAAISGKTITVERVGLNPTRTGILEHLRGLGCRVDISERETVTGEPRGTVAVTGAPLGARRISGETTVELVDEIPVIAVMAAFAEGTTVIRDAGELRVKESDRLAAVADNLKRMGAKCGLLEDGLAIEGGGQLEGADFRTYGDHRIAMAFAVASLFLTGPSTLDDDECVGVSCPTFFDLLNQIRA
- the aroF gene encoding 3-deoxy-7-phosphoheptulonate synthase, encoding MLVVMEISASREAVENVCRLIGEMGLTAHAMPGAQRTAIGVTGNKSQIDADRILTQPGVKEIIHVTKPYKLVSREFIPEDTVVDVGGVPVGGPEFAVMAGPCSVESREQTLAVAEAVSRLGARILRGGAYKPRTSPYSFQGLKEPGLKILAEARERYGLKIVTEAMDTDTIDLVADYADIIQIGARNMQNYSLLRRAGQKRKPVLLKRGLAATVDELLMSAEYIMAEGNRQVILCERGVRTFADHTRNTLDLSAIPYVKRASHLPILADPSHGTGRKDKVLPLSRASLAVGADGLLIEVHCDPAKALSDGPQALTPDLFAQLMKELRLMAPVLGRTMA
- a CDS encoding prephenate dehydrogenase/arogenate dehydrogenase family protein, coding for MAASRGPVRKLAICGCGLIGGSLALDVQARGRGVEIAVWDRPGVLGRIAADRRLRVRPEASFRHAVAGADVIVLAAPPTANGTLLRRLAARPEVAGALILDTGSVKKPIADLAGSLTFPPGTQFLPSHPMAGREKSGSAAAAPGLFAGRPWFIDETVRLSVSHRARWNWLRAAVGATPVLIDSALHDELMAELSHLPQLLATVLGAQTDPRTVELAGPGLASVLRLAGSPHAVWAEIIEANRAPILAALRLYRDNLNTVMDRIARGESLRDVFAAAARSYRCLS